The Radiobacillus deserti genomic interval TCTCTAATAATGAGAAATCAACTGGCTTGTCCCATGGAAACCGGATTAACATCTTGCTATGCTCATAGCCTGCTTGTACAATGGCATCTGAAAATTGAATGATTCCCTCTCGTTCTGGGGAAGCAGCTAAATGCTGCTTAGAGACACTAAAGCCAATAATATACGTTCCGTGATCCGTAAACACAGGTTGGTTCCATTTTATGACAGGAGTTAAATTTGGAAATTGCTCCATTACCCAATCTAACACTTCATTTGTTCGTGACTGGTGCTCTGGGTTATTAATTTTCGATACAAATTCTGAAAAAGATTCCACCTTACCCCTCCTCAACGATAGATTTTGAACATTGTCCT includes:
- a CDS encoding iron chaperone, coding for MESFSEFVSKINNPEHQSRTNEVLDWVMEQFPNLTPVIKWNQPVFTDHGTYIIGFSVSKQHLAASPEREGIIQFSDAIVQAGYEHSKMLIRFPWDKPVDFSLLEKIIEFNILDKAECSTFWRK